One window from the genome of Myxococcaceae bacterium encodes:
- a CDS encoding A1 family peptidase, whose product MKKITWLPLSILLATCTSKNTVAPTCDTQGTALSHHYDSGKAATASGVEYHISLQVDQTPVTAIADTGSANLILQSGTLQPSGSPLGKFQISYGSGTDYLTAYQGSVSLDCLAAGVPNFQYGLVQDGSMNNVSILGLAFRNKIESVPDNEALYATFMTQLAQDNSGISNEFSLQLCGYNNPNSTIYFGGLPTASSALRFEYTPIKEQSWYVIGANQIGLSGSDGGIVSSFGDLSTYGASVILDSGTTLNLLPSDIVNQIVSYLAQNYPNAATWPQIKNQLSKPVPIDCPSASELEKLPNISIALENVTLSISPQTYFKKITEGQCFFGFSIANAVDPNNPIILGQVTMENYLIRFIRTAGDNGPLGAIGFASNAGCNP is encoded by the coding sequence ATGAAGAAGATTACCTGGCTCCCTCTCTCGATCCTGCTCGCAACTTGCACTTCCAAGAACACAGTGGCTCCTACTTGCGATACGCAAGGCACAGCCCTGAGCCACCATTACGATTCTGGCAAAGCGGCTACGGCATCTGGAGTCGAGTATCACATTTCGCTTCAAGTAGACCAAACTCCCGTTACGGCCATTGCGGATACCGGCAGCGCCAATCTCATTCTTCAAAGTGGCACCCTTCAGCCTTCTGGAAGCCCCCTCGGCAAATTTCAAATTTCTTATGGAAGCGGGACCGACTATTTGACTGCCTATCAAGGCAGCGTGAGTCTGGACTGCCTTGCCGCAGGTGTGCCCAATTTTCAATATGGACTTGTGCAAGATGGCTCGATGAACAACGTCAGCATTTTAGGATTAGCGTTTAGAAACAAGATTGAATCGGTTCCAGATAACGAAGCGCTGTATGCCACGTTTATGACGCAGCTCGCCCAAGATAACTCAGGCATCAGCAATGAATTTAGCCTTCAACTTTGTGGATACAACAATCCCAACAGCACCATTTATTTTGGAGGCCTCCCTACTGCTTCCTCTGCCCTCCGTTTTGAATATACGCCGATTAAAGAACAATCTTGGTACGTTATCGGAGCCAATCAAATCGGCTTGAGTGGCAGCGATGGGGGCATCGTAAGTTCGTTCGGGGATCTGAGCACCTATGGCGCCAGCGTCATTCTAGACAGTGGAACGACCCTCAATTTGCTCCCCTCCGACATCGTCAATCAGATCGTGAGCTATCTTGCCCAAAACTACCCCAATGCAGCAACGTGGCCTCAAATCAAAAATCAGCTTTCGAAGCCAGTCCCCATCGACTGCCCGAGTGCAAGCGAATTGGAAAAGCTCCCAAACATCTCAATCGCTTTAGAGAACGTCACGCTCTCGATCTCGCCGCAGACCTACTTTAAGAAAATCACGGAAGGGCAGTGTTTTTTTGGTTTTAGCATTGCGAATGCTGTCGATCCCAATAATCCGATCATACTCGGACAAGTGACGATGGAAAACTATCTGATACGTTTTATTCGCACGGCTGGGGACAACGGTCCGCTCGGGGCCATTGGTTTCGCCAGCAATGCGGGTTGCAATCCCTAA
- a CDS encoding prepilin peptidase, whose translation MHDWIWNLWAGLTGACVGSFINVVNSRLSRENPVSLMDRSSCLQCHSVIAWYDLVPVLSWFLLKGRCRNCSVRISLRYPLNELLFGILGTICWHYSNSPLEALEAFTVLALLISIAWIDLDAWMIPISLLTGLFLNGFGYALFADPSLFYERVLVAGVIFGFFAVFLLFTTWIFRKVGRIGAQDQAMGWGDPILLAAIAANLPWHWLSWVVLLGSLQGLMSYCLFPIIRSYRGADSWSPPSGALPLGVFLSLAAIEIKLWILMFPSLTLKS comes from the coding sequence GTGCACGATTGGATATGGAATTTATGGGCCGGATTGACCGGCGCATGCGTGGGAAGTTTTATCAATGTGGTGAACTCCAGGCTGTCGAGAGAAAATCCGGTGTCGCTCATGGATCGGTCTTCTTGTTTGCAGTGTCACAGTGTGATCGCTTGGTATGATCTGGTTCCGGTTCTATCTTGGTTTTTGCTGAAGGGGCGCTGTCGCAACTGTTCTGTAAGAATATCTTTGCGATATCCTTTGAATGAGCTCTTGTTCGGTATTTTAGGGACTATCTGCTGGCATTATTCGAATTCTCCGCTTGAAGCGCTTGAGGCTTTTACCGTTTTGGCTCTGTTGATCTCGATTGCTTGGATTGATTTGGATGCTTGGATGATCCCGATCTCCTTGCTTACGGGGCTATTTTTAAATGGATTTGGTTATGCTTTATTCGCGGATCCATCTCTGTTTTATGAACGTGTCCTTGTAGCGGGAGTCATTTTTGGTTTTTTTGCTGTTTTTCTGCTCTTCACTACTTGGATCTTCAGAAAAGTAGGGCGCATTGGGGCCCAAGACCAGGCGATGGGTTGGGGGGATCCGATTTTGCTCGCTGCGATTGCCGCAAATCTTCCTTGGCATTGGCTTTCATGGGTGGTTTTGTTGGGAAGCCTTCAAGGGCTGATGAGCTACTGTTTATTTCCGATCATACGGTCGTATCGGGGCGCTGATTCGTGGTCCCCGCCCTCAGGTGCATTGCCTTTAGGTGTTTTTTTATCGCTAGCGGCGATTGAAATAAAGCTCTGGATCCTGATGTTTCCATCGTTGACTTTGAAAAGTTGA
- the efp gene encoding elongation factor P, with product MYTTSDFRRGLRILFQGIPYEIVEFEHHKPGKGAAIVRTRLKNLISGLTMDPTFRSGDKVDIPDLNEREVQFLYSADEIYHFMDPSSYDQFEVVKKVLGDAVNFLIDGMICSLLFYEGKPINISIPNSVVLEVVECAPAVRGDTVSGATKPAKLQTGFSCQVPLFVNEGNHIKVDTRSGEYLERA from the coding sequence ATGTATACCACCTCCGACTTTCGCCGCGGATTGCGGATTCTTTTTCAAGGAATTCCCTACGAAATTGTTGAGTTCGAACATCACAAACCCGGTAAAGGTGCGGCCATTGTTCGTACGAGGCTCAAGAATCTGATTAGCGGTTTAACCATGGATCCGACTTTTCGATCCGGTGATAAGGTGGATATTCCAGACCTGAACGAACGCGAAGTCCAATTTTTGTACTCTGCTGACGAAATCTATCACTTCATGGATCCGAGTTCCTACGATCAATTTGAAGTCGTCAAGAAAGTGCTTGGAGATGCGGTCAATTTTCTGATCGACGGGATGATTTGCTCGCTTTTGTTCTACGAAGGCAAACCGATTAACATCTCAATTCCCAACAGCGTTGTTTTGGAAGTAGTCGAGTGTGCGCCTGCTGTTCGAGGAGATACGGTGAGCGGTGCGACAAAGCCTGCTAAGCTTCAGACCGGTTTTAGTTGCCAGGTTCCTTTGTTTGTGAATGAGGGTAATCATATCAAGGTAGATACCCGCTCGGGAGAATACCTGGAACGTGCCTAG